In Pseudomonas coleopterorum, the genomic window CGACCACGGCCAGGGTCAGGGGCTTACTCATGGCCGGTCTCCAGCCAGTGCAGCGGTGTCGATTCATCAATGGCCAGGCCCAGTGCATCCAGGCCGGTCCGCCAATCGCCGAGCCGTTGCGGGTCGAGCACCTGGCCGGGCGGTGCGGGCAACAGCCACACGCGGGTGACCGTGGCGCAGCGGGCCATTTCGGCGATCAGGCCGAGGCTGCCGCGGTCGGGCGAGCGCCGCGGATCGCAAGCGATCACCAGCCGCGCGGGCGGGAAGCGGGTCATCTGTTCCAGCAGCCGCTGGCGCGACTCGCGGCTGTCGAGCACGCCAGCGTTCTGAATGCCGGTGGCCAACGCGGGCGGCCACGGGTGCTGGCCGTCGAGCTCCAGACCTACCAGCACCGCGCCATCGCTCGGCTCGCTGGCTGGCGCCGTCGTAACCTGGGGCAGGGCGTCGGGCGCCTCATCGCGCACACCAAGGCGCTCACTGCTGGGCATCAGCCGTTCACGCAACTGGCTGTAACCCGGCAGAGTGGTATCCAGCGTCAGGCGTGCCCGGCCTCGGCGCCAGCGCCACTGGCAAAAGGCGGCCAGCAGCAGGCGTGGGCCGATTCCATAGACCAGCAGCACGCCGACCAGCCAGCCGGCCCAGGCCTGGCGTGCCCCTTCGACGTTGGTCGCCTGATCGCCACTGGCGCGGATCATGTCGATGTCCGGTACGCTGAAACCCAGCAGCGCGGGCACGGCGCCCAGGGTCCGGGTCAGGCTGATGAAGGTGTCCGCGCCCAGAATG contains:
- a CDS encoding DUF2868 domain-containing protein, translating into MSAPTPLHTLWLSEAIRLREEQAGPLEDLEANRRARQQGGDLAARIEHRALILADRDGQRQALRHWLQGARLAMLLLAVLAVFSGAGLAFAALGDGQQPVNVFWALGSLLGLNLILLLSWLLGLVAAGGHGAVLGRLWLWLSEKLARDAQAVHLAPALVLLLQRRRLNRWALGTLVHGLWLLALLSALAVLLLLLATRRYGFVWETTILGADTFISLTRTLGAVPALLGFSVPDIDMIRASGDQATNVEGARQAWAGWLVGVLLVYGIGPRLLLAAFCQWRWRRGRARLTLDTTLPGYSQLRERLMPSSERLGVRDEAPDALPQVTTAPASEPSDGAVLVGLELDGQHPWPPALATGIQNAGVLDSRESRQRLLEQMTRFPPARLVIACDPRRSPDRGSLGLIAEMARCATVTRVWLLPAPPGQVLDPQRLGDWRTGLDALGLAIDESTPLHWLETGHE